A stretch of DNA from Mus musculus strain C57BL/6J chromosome 6, GRCm38.p6 C57BL/6J:
gtcgtctggaactggagtcacctaaggcaggtgctgggaaccgaatctGAGTTCCCTGCaacaagagcaagtgctcttaacccgtCTCTCAGCCCAGCAAGCTTTCTTTGTCTTAGGAAAATGATAAGACTGTGCTTTAAAACTTctattattacatttattcatttgtgccAGGCAGGGCTGTGGGTATATAAGTGTGCAGTTATGAATGTATCATACAGGAGCTGTAGCACACATGAGGAAGTCAGAACTTTGTAGAGTTGATTTCTTCCGTTTCCTTCCACCTTGGGGAtcttgggacttgaactcaggtcgccAGTCTTGGCAGTatgcacctttacctgctaagccatcttgccaatcTTCAAAAAACTAAGGTTTGTAAGAAACAGGTTCAAGAGATCTACAGTGCAATGCGGGGACCATGACTAAGAACCACGCACACAGAACTTGAAAATTGTCAAGAGCAAACACTTAAATCACAGGATTACCAGTTTGCAACTTGAGACCAGGAGAGCAGACGCCTAATGCCAAGAAGACTGAAGTCCTTTTAGAGATGATAAGGACCAACCCGAGCATTGGAGGCATGCTTACCCACTTCTTCCAATCCTTTTATTCATCAAGCTGAGGCCCACACAAGGCCCGACCCCAGTATGTTCACTTACCCTGTGTCCTGGTTTGCTTCCTactgccatgaccaaaagcaacctgggtaggaaagggtttattccatttTACACAGTTAACCaccaagggaagccaaggcaggagcgaaagcaaaggccatggaggagccAATCACTATCTTGCTCTCCACagcctgctcagcttgctttttataTGAACCAGGACCAGCTGCCAAGCGGTGGCCCAtttcacatcaatcattaatcaagaaaatgccccacagacatacCCATGGGCCAATCTGATAGGGCGATCCCTCGGCTGGGATggcctcttcccaggtgactctttCTCGTGTCATTCCCATACTCCAAACTTCCTTGAAAGTGGTCCTTCTAGCGTTTGAGGGGCAGGTTTTCAGTCTCTTCATCCCATCATTTAACCCCAGCTCCACCCACTTCAGCTCTGGGTTGGTTTGGCTAGGCTTGgaccatgggaagtggcactattaagagatgtggctttattggaggaggtatagccttttagagaaagtgtgtcactgtggaggcagggctttgaggtctcacatAAGTGCTCAAAGCTGACCAGTGTGTTCCGGACCCTCATGGGACTAACCTCAGCTCTTAGAATGACTAAAGTGTCTTTTCTGATGACCCCTGCTCTtatagaattctctctctctctctctctctctctctctctctctctctctctctctctctctctctctcgtgtatgAGGGGGCATCTTTACCTACTTAGCTATCTCATCAAACCCCCCACCTTACCTTCCTCTTCAAATGTAACTAACCTGGCTTTAAATATGAGTCTTGTTATTTCCTCCCCCCAGGTACTGCTCATCTCAGGGAACAAAGGGTGTCATGCCCTCTCTGCTCCACCATCCTCATGGGGACAAGGTATTTGCATCTGCTCCATGTTTCTCCATCTTGCACCTATGCACCTATAGTTTGAGGCAGAGCCAGTCCAGGGGAGCTTTCTCTGGTAGCGTAAGGGCCAGAACCAGGTGACAACCATAGGAATGGAAGGCCATGGAGTTGAGACAACCTGCACTTAATCTGAATGTAGAGTGGTAGGGTCGTCGGCTTTTCCCAGGGGCTGTGCACACCAGTACTCTCTCATTTCCTCAGATTTGGAAGCTGGTGACTAGATACCTCCAGGGAAGTCCCCACACTACCATGACTGTTCCCTCAAGAATCCATACCCAGGCTCCTTCTCCAGAACCAAGTCTGTTCTGACTGACTGAGGGTCTTATCAGGAGAAATGGCTGTGCACACTGGATCTCATTTGCCCCACCCTGATGATCTGTGTACTAAGGCTAAGGCAGAGGTCCTGTCTGAGACTCAACTTGCTCACCTATAAGAAGTAAGGACTGAGAGAGAGATTTCTCAAAAGGGAATCCAGGAATCTAGGACTTGCTGACCAACCAGCTCCAGGTCAATGAGATACTgtgtcaaaaaaaataaataaataaaaaatgacagcacctgaggaacaacacaggaggttgttctctggcctaaacacacacacacacacaccacacaccacaccacacacacacacacttctccagCAGCAATgcatttcatgtgtgtgagtttgtacactatttttttcaaataattttctagatccatctgaATGACTTAAAAATCAAGTCACTGCATAATTTCAGTGTCTGCATTTATATCTGAATCCACAATCACCAGCcagaaactctgtcacacaggaggctgaggcactgGGCTAAGCTGGCTCTGAGAGAAGGGAAATGACCTCCCAGCTGCTGTGACTAGGGTGTTCCTGCAGCACAAATGGAAGAAAAGCTTATCAATAGACACCCACAATGATCATGTGCCGGGAGGACACTGCTGGAGTCCACCACAGTCTTGGTACCAGCACATGCGTGTTACACAGTGACaaggttattttgactttcttgaTTCTGTGTTTACGTCTGCTTTTCCTAGTTGAAGCAGTACGGAAGCGTGTCAGTAAGAAGTTTTACACCAGCTCTCTGGTGGTGGAGACAGGTGATTGATGGTTGTGGCTTGCTCCCTgctagcctagctccaggttcaatgagagatgcTGCCTCAAGGGAATATGATGGAGAGTCACAGAATGGGACACCTGACTCCTCCTCTGGCCTTTGCACAGACATGGGCTTGCTTACTGGGTCTCCCCATCTCCAGCTACTATTGCTCTCTCAGaaatcacagacagacagacagacagacagacagacggacgcacgcgagggcacacacacacacacacacacacacacacacacacgaggcatATGTGAActtttaaaaggagagagagaggcaccaaTAATAAGAtgcaatacatttttttaaatttttaagttattttttatgGAATCCAGGACTTGCTGACTAACCAGCTTTGCTGCTTAGAAAGCTCCAGAACTCTTCCGGGGACGGTGCTCAGAGGCACTCAGGATGGTCCAGCGTTTGACATACCGCCGTAGGCTTTCCTACAACACAGCCTCTAACAAAACTAGGCTGTCTCGAACCCCTGGCAACAGGATTGTTTACCTCTACACCAAGAAGGTTGGGAAAGCACCTAAATCCGCATGTGGCGTGTGCCCAGGCAGACTTCGAGGGGTTCGTGCTGTGCGGCCCAAAGTCCTTATGAGACTGTCTAAGACACAGAAGCACGTCAGCAGGGCCTATGGCGGCTCCATGTGTGCCAAGTGTGTCCGTGACAGGATCAAGCGGGCTTTCCTTATTGAGGAGCAGAAAATCGTTGTGAAAGTGTTGAAGGCACAAGCACAGAGTCAGAAAGCAAAATAGATATGCAcattttttaagtaataaaaatcaagacttgatctaaaaaaaaaaaaaaaaaaaaaaaaaaaaaaaaaaaaaaaaaaaaaaagaaagctccaGAACAATGAAAGAGcctgtctaaaaaaaataaaataaaacagggcAGAGCCTGCTGAAcagcacctgaggttgtcctctgggaCAAGCCTAGATATGACTCAgtagtagagcacctgcctagcatgtgcaaggtacTAAGTTCAACCCTCAAACCTTCAGGGTCCCCAGACTTCAGAAAATAAAGTCAGACAGGTGGTTTGCCCATGAGCAATGACAGGAGTGTGGTTGGATTGGCCAGCCCCACCTACTTTAAAGCAAGGACTTTGGATGTGttctgctgccctctgctggctggGAGAATTATTGCCAGGCTTTCCAGTGGATTTGGAAGGCTTCTTTTCCCCAAGGGAGCCAGAGAGTGCTCACCTTTGCTTGCAGGGTTGCTTACACGCTGCTGGGGTCTGAACCAGAGATACTTAAGCTGAATCGGTTTTACAAGCAACATGATCCCTGATGAGGAGTGAGCCTTGGATCAGAGACAATAGGAAGATAAGAGATGAGGGAGAAGTGACCCTCAACAGGTGGCCTAGCAGCCAAGCTCTGCTTTAAATCTTGACACTGCACCTGTTACAAGGCccccacacatgcatgtgtttcaATGCCTGGCCTTTAGAGGGTGGGACTATTAGGAGGTGGGCCGTCTAGGAAAGCACAGCCAGGTTCTCACACAAAGCAAAGACAGGTGAGGGGGACCAGGGATAAAGAAAAGGGGGGCAAAGAGGAGTGGAGACTAGGAGGAGGCTGGAAACCCAAGGGAACCCCACTGGCTCTCCAGAGTAGCTTCAATGAACACTTCACACAGAACTCAAAGCCATCATCTCCCAGAATCCCAGTTGGCTCCTTTGTAAAATGGACTTGTCACACTGCCATCCGGATCCCATGAATTAATTTCTGTAAAGCAGCAACGGACATATTGTAGGTGATATTAGGAAAACGTTATGACCTCTTACAATTTGTTTACTTGTATGTATTATTATTGCATGTATACGATGTGAGTAGATTCTCTCCtaccacctttatgtgggttctagggacaaAACTCAGGTGACCAGACATGTGCACAAGGGCTTTGCCTGCTGAACCACCTCAATAGTGCCCACAGGGCTCTTGCTCTACAAAAGTATCTGAAAATTGCCAAACAATTGTTCAGTGCCCAGGATGGTCTGTGCTGAGAGCCAGACTGATCCAAGGCTTTCTCAGAGGCCCCGATGAAAAGACAAAAGGAACCTAGTTCTCTGTCCTTGCTCAGGAGCTGACTTGGCAAGGACAGCCTGGGGCTGAGACCTGGGCCTCAAACGAGTTAGCTTCCGTTCCTAGGAACTTGCCTTCCCCCCTGAAAAGACTGGGGGTTATCATTCCTGAGACAGTGTGTGCTCAGTCTGTACTGCTCTTGAGGCACCTTGGGCTCCCCTTCTCCAACACTGCTTGATAAGCCTCATGTGACTTTGTCCCACTGTATTATAGTTTCTGCTGACTCTGTCCCTTATCTCCTCTGGAAATAGTGTATAGGATGCTGTACTTTCTAATAAGCTTGCTAGGCATAAGGCATAGCTTGTGCAAGACCTCCTGCTCACAAGCTTGATTACCTTCTTTATCTTCTAATATCCCGGTCCTCTCTCAGGACCCTGTCACTGAAGAAGGAGGTCAgcagtgtgttgttgttgttcttttgttttgttttacaaaagttaaagggctggggagagagctcagagggtaaagtacttgctttgCAAGCCCAAGAACCTAAATTTGGATCCCCTGATCCCAAGTAAAGGCCAGATGAGGCAgtgtgcaatcccagcactcctgcagCAAGACGAGAGGAAAAGACAGGGATCCCAGGAAGTCTTCAGGCCGGCTAGACTGCCCTAGGCAGCAGTGAAcaacagaccctgtctccaacagCACATGCACAAATGCAAAACGATAGTAAGACATAGTCATAGGTCTCAAGCAGTACGGTGGCCCCTGAGCATTTAATCTGTCACACTCATTTGGTAAGTGGCCCCTAGTGGTTCCATGTGTCTGATACTGTGGATGGTAGTATTCCAGGAACTGTGATGTGCTATATTGCCTGTAAGGGGTCACTATTGTTCCTTTAGCATGGCCctaccatcccccaccccaataGGTCCAGTATTCCTATTCTTCCCTCCTGAATACTGGTTCTCAATGGCTATTTTTCTAGTAGTGGgttctctctagccttcccctCAGGACTAGAGAGATGTAATCTGGCATGTTCTGGTGGGACACACCAATCAGATTGGTCCTGGATGGCCAGCACTCTCAGACCTTTGAGGGAAGATGCTCCTGAGGCCCAGTAGATGAGCAGCCATAGGGTGGAGCAGTAGCATCTTCTAGTGCCAAAAATATTTCCTCTACTCACTTCTGTCTTTCTAGAGGGAAGGTCACTATCCAAGGCATGGTGATTGCTACTGCTATTTGTGGGCCTGCATTTGCCTGAAATCTCTCCTGCTGCCCATAAGATCTGAGCCCAGTAACGTAAATAACTGAAAAGCTAGCTGGCTTGGCTGGTACACTGATGCCACCATGACTTTCTGTTCTCCACAACCTTCAATTTAGTGATCAACTTCTATCCACACCATCAGTACAGGTTTCCTTGCTCCCCTGCCTGCTCTGCTGAGCCAACCTGGTGCAGCAGAGGGATGTGACCCAGGCCTCAGCATCACCTCTCAGAGGCCAATGGGTCTACATTCAACCTACAGCTCTGATCTGCCCAAGAGCCGTTCAGAGCCTCCATCCAACTAACAGAGGAACATCCCCAATGCTTCAGCAGGTTAAAAACAAGTTCAGGAGAACCAAGGCTCTGAATTTGGTTTGGTGGCTGAATACACTGAGAGCCAGAGATGCTAAGACCCAGGCCAGTATGTAGGTGAACAGGCCTGTGTCACAGGGCTGTGATCTGACCCCTTTGAGCTGAAGCTGACCCCATGTCCAAAAGGCTGGCCATGTGAAGCCCCTGAAACTTGCATATTAGGCAAGGATACTGATGAATCTTTCAACATCAGCCCCCTCTACCCCAGTTCACTCTACCCCTTATAGAACAAAGGCAAGGAAACAGGAAAGAACTGTAGTAGCTTTCCCCAGAAGCAAGGGCACATCTCCTTGGGACAAGAGTATACAGAGTTTTAAAGACACAAATTTACCATGGAActttctatatagaccaggctggcctagaacttgcagagacctgtctgtctcttcctcctgaatgctggaattaaaggcatgtgctaccacatccagctggaacaagaaactaaaaaacaaaacaaaacaaaacaaaacaaaacaaaacacccaccttACCTTTATCATTTTTAATCACATAttggtatgtgtatctgtgtacaagTACACTGCCTACAGAGGTGTCAAAATCCTACAgctgaagttatagatggttgtgagccacctgacatgggcactgggaactaaatttgggtcccctggaagagcagcaagagtTCCTAACTACTGAGACATCTTGTCCCAGCCAGCCCTGGGACAAGAGTCTTCAATCCCATTCCAGCCTGGCTATTCTGAGGGGTTCACTACACAATCTTTCCACCGCTGGGACAGGCCCTCAATGGTGACCCGCAGCATCTGTGTCCAGTCATCTCCTCTCCGCATTGGGATACAGCGTGTCTCCTTGTGCTCCAGGGCCAGGATCTCTGCGGGAGTCTCTGGGGTCAGCCCAGCCGCCTGGACTGCTTCTGGGAATTTGactgctgaggcagaggccaggcAGCACCTGATGCTATTGGGGATTGGGGTAGGACAGGAGAGAACAGGTATAaggatgggaaaggagaagacagaggaaggagtACCAGGGGAAAGGTTAGGGGCAGAGtagggcagagagcagagagagacaaagacatgaTTAATACCTTGAACTAGTTTATATAGTAAGCCTGCAAAGTATCCCAATAAAAACCCAGTTCACCCATCATCCCTGTCATGACCTGGGATGCAGTTCACACCTCTTCTAAGCACAGCTCTAGTTCTTGGGTACAGAACCCACCACGCCTACTGATGTCACTATCCTTAGTCTTGCATGCCCTGCTTGGGGGAGAGGCTTGCCCCCAGTGCCCCAGATTGCATTGCTGGTACCTGGACTGTCCACTGTCAGTCTGCTGGTAATGGTAGTTCACCGCTGTGGCCGAGTGGGGGCACAGTAGGTACTGGTTTTCCTCCCAGCAGCGGGCCATAGTCTGGGTGATGGCCTCATCAGTCACAGACTCAGATGTCACTGCCTCTGAAAGCTGAGAGGTCACAGGGCAGGGGTGGACATTGGGATTGGTGAATCACAGAAGGACCAGACCCCTGCTGCATACACAGCCACACCAGGAACTCACAGTAAAATCAGTCCATGAGTTCTGAGACAATTACAGTTTGGGGCCTACATAGCAGAAGGATTTGTAGACGTTTTGGGTACGTTTCAATGTATTTAGCAGATGAATTAACACACAGTCTTGTTCTACAGCCTGATACAAGTCATGGGTGTCCAAACATTTATGGTGTGAAAACTACCTTGTCAGCTCCTACTCTGCTTAGGAGCACCTCCCCTGGGATAGCTAGTACTTACAGACAAAGGAAGACTCCCTTCTCAGGGCTCCCTGAGTGTGCTTGGTATGCTAGGTCAGTCTCTGAAGATGTTCTGCATGCTTACAACACAGCAAATGCCCTACATGTACTTAATTATAGTagacaaatactcatacacattaaataaaaataatgaaaagctttttcttttttaaagcagtATATATTCTAAAAGAGAGAAGTCTTCAAGAGAATAGCTCAGTCCAGATAACTGTGTCTGGTTTTGAGAAGAACCCCTCAGGAGGGACTCTAACCGTGGACAATTATGTCACACAAGGGACTAAGTTAAAGGAATTGGGTAGGCCAAGGTGGTAAATAAGGATCCTCCTCAAGTGAAAGACACTGAGATAAAGTCAGACTGTGAAAGCAAGAAGGAGCACATTCTAGAACTTTGTGTATCATCAGGTTTCACtctatctgtctgtgtatctgtctgtctgtgtatctgtctatctatctatctatctatctatctatctatctatctatctatctatctatctatctacctacctacctacctacctacctacctacctacctacctacctatctacctatctatctagccagccagccagccagccagccagctgagtgctctatttgcatgtatgtctgcaggtcagaagagggcatcagatctcattatagaaggtcatgagacaccatgtggttgctgggagtggaactcaggacctctgaagagcagccttaactgttcttaactgctgagtcatttttcCAGGCCCCCGCCCCACTTGaatcaagctttaattaaatactggccaggaaGATGGACTCTGGCCAGGTCCACCTCTGGGTTCCCAGTGAATGGCCACCAGGCAATGCTTTCTAACCAGTTTTCTAAAGCaaataaaacttatttattaactAAATAAAGTTTCTCCTTCtctaaaagagacagagacaaggacaaaggagggagagaaaggtcaGCAGTGGGTATGGCTTCTGTCTGTACCTGAAGGGCAGAATGGCTTTGTCCCTGTACTGATGTTGTTATTATTGGaaattaacaacaataataaataaacatagaaatagTAACTGTAGGGAGCTGTGCATTCCAAACAGTATCTAAAGTGCCTACATTTATCTTTTGACCTAAATTTCTCAGCAACCTTACGAGACAGGGGTTCTTCTCATCCTCCCTCTACAGAGGAGGAAACGGAAGCACTGCAGTTATAAAGACCAGCTTAGCATTTCACAACCGACTCTCCTCATGCAGTCAGTGTTAACCGTGAAGGTTCCTGGCTCACAGACGATGCCCTAAAACCAGgtgtccccttccctctctcaggTTTCCAAACCCCAAGTCTGTCCTGTGGCTGTACCCATTCCTTCCTCCATGGGATGCTGTAGGAGGCACAGAAAGAGGTCTTCTGTGCTCACAGCTAAGTACCAGGGGAACCTGGAATGTTAATCACATGGTGTTGTTTCATGCAACAACTGCCATCTAACTAGAAGGCTGGATGCAGACTTGTAGATTTGGTTGTGAGCTTGGTGACCTTTGCTCTGTGTGGTAGAGACTTTTCTGGCACTGGCCCTTCCCCCAGGCCCTTCTCAGTCAACCTAAAGAACCAATCTTTATGGACTTTACAATAAGTTTTGGTGTATTTAGATCTGTTCTGTATGTAGCTTTCTTTATTCCTCAAGAAGATTTATATATGCTTTGTTGTGCACACAGGACTGAGTTAATCATCACAAGAATAATGTTCACCATGTTGTGCTGTGCtgaaatatgcctaaaataaataaatatgccacTAGAGATCAGACTCTAGAAGTTTTAACCAACACTGCCTACTGAGTCCTGTTGAACAA
This window harbors:
- the Rpl34-ps1 gene encoding ribosomal protein L34, pseudogene 1, producing the protein MVQRLTYRRRLSYNTASNKTRLSRTPGNRIVYLYTKKVGKAPKSACGVCPGRLRGVRAVRPKVLMRLSKTQKHVSRAYGGSMCAKCVRDRIKRAFLIEEQKIVVKVLKAQAQSQKAK